From the Lathyrus oleraceus cultivar Zhongwan6 chromosome 4, CAAS_Psat_ZW6_1.0, whole genome shotgun sequence genome, one window contains:
- the LOC127137634 gene encoding uncharacterized protein LOC127137634 yields the protein MVAEFVALAAGSKEAEWLRNLLYEIPIWLKPTTPVSIHCDSQSTLSIAYRQVYNGKSRHSGIRHSYVKDLISNGVISIMFIRTENNLADPLTKCLTKDMVLKTSSGMGLKPISN from the coding sequence ATGGTTGCAGAATTTGTTGCTCTAGCTGCAGGTAGTAAAGAGGCTGAGTGGCTAAGAAATTTATTGTATGAGATACCTATTTGGCTAAAGCCAACGACGCCTGTATCCATACATTGTGATAGTCAGTCCACACTATCAATAGCATATAGACAAGTATATAATGGAAAATCAAGACATAGTGGTATAAGACATAGCTATGTGAAGGATTTAATTTCAAATGGAGTAATTTCCATTATGTTCATAAGAACAGAAAATAATCTTGCAGATCCTTTGACAAAATGTCTAACGAAAGACATGGTGTTGAAGACATCATCGGGGATGGGTCTCAAGCCCATATCTAATTGA